Proteins co-encoded in one Ooceraea biroi isolate clonal line C1 chromosome 9, Obir_v5.4, whole genome shotgun sequence genomic window:
- the LOC105279474 gene encoding vacuolar protein sorting-associated protein 26B-like isoform X2: MSFFGFGQSADIEITLDGAETRKSADIKSEDGKKERHLLYYDGETVSGKINISLRKAGKLEHQGVKVEFIGQIELYYDRGNHHEFTSLVKELARPGELTHNTAYTFEFPNVEKPFESYTGSNVRLRYFLKVTIVRRLSDVVKELELVVHTLSSYPDMNNPIKMEVGIEDCLHIEFEYNKSKYHLKDVIVGKIYFLLVRIKIKHMEIAIIKRETTGSGPHTFTENETIAKYEIMDGAPVRGESIPIRVFLAGYDLAPTMRDINKKFSVRYYLNLVLMDEEDRRYFKQQEITLWRKGEKSRKSQTASPHMPSHLVSAETGFPQGAAQNGPPSEPPDSDQLPTSNITNEDTPAQIEGMTREEGDGEGEKEAGPESD, from the exons ATG AGCTTCTTCGGTTTCGGTCAATCCGCCGACATCGAGATCACGTTGGACGGCGCTGAAACGCGGAAAAGCGCGGACATCAAGTCGGAAGATGGCAAGAAGGAACGGCATCTACTCTATTACGACGGCGAGACTGTATCTGGCAAG ATTAATATCAGCTTACGGAAAGCTGGTAAATTGGAGCATCAAGGTGTCAAGGTAGAATTTATTGGACAAATTGAACTGTATTACGACAGAGGTAATCACCACGAGTTTACGAGTCTTGTGAAAGAATTGGCAAGGCCAGGGGAGTTAACACACAATACAGCGTACACATTTGAATTTCCAAATGTGGAGAAACCATTTGAGAGCTACACGGGTTCTAACGTGCGACTGAGATATTTCTTGAAAGTGACAATTGTACGAAGACTCAGTGATGTTGTTAAAGAACTCGAATTAGTTGTGCACACGCTTAGTTCCTATCCGGATATGAATAATCCCATTAAGATGGAAGTCGGAATTGAAGACTGCTTGCATATCGAATTTGAATACAATAAAAGCAA ATATCACTTGAAAGATGTTATTGTTGGGAAAATATACTTTCTTCTGgttagaataaaaataaaacacatgGAGATAGCAATCATCAAACGAGAAACTACAGGCTCCG GTCCCCATACGTTCACTGAGAACGAAACCATAGCAAAGTACGAGATTATGGATGGTGCACCAGTTCGTGGAGAATCCATACCCATAAGGGTATTCCTGGCTGGATACGATCTGGCACCCACAATGCGCGATATAAATAAGAAGTTTAGCGTTAGATATTATCTGAATTTGGTTCTCATGGACGAGGAAGATCGGCGATACTTCAAGCAGCAG GAAATAACATTGTGGAGGAAAGGTGAGAAAAGCAGAAAATCGCAAACGGCCTCGCCGCACATGCCGTCGCATTTGGTGTCGGCTGAAACCGGATTCCCGCAGGGCGCTGCCCAGAACGGTCCGCCGTCGGAGCCACCTGACTCTGATCAACTGCCAACGAGCAACATCACCAACGAAGATACTCCAGCGCAAATCGAAGGCATGACGCGGGAAGAAGGCGATGGCGAGGGCGAGAAGGAAGCCGGTCCTGAAAGTGATTGA
- the LOC105279474 gene encoding vacuolar protein sorting-associated protein 26B-like isoform X1, whose translation MSFFGFGQSADIEITLDGAETRKSADIKSEDGKKERHLLYYDGETVSGKINISLRKAGKLEHQGVKVEFIGQIELYYDRGNHHEFTSLVKELARPGELTHNTAYTFEFPNVEKPFESYTGSNVRLRYFLKVTIVRRLSDVVKELELVVHTLSSYPDMNNPIKMEVGIEDCLHIEFEYNKSKYHLKDVIVGKIYFLLVRIKIKHMEIAIIKRETTGSEYIFAGPHTFTENETIAKYEIMDGAPVRGESIPIRVFLAGYDLAPTMRDINKKFSVRYYLNLVLMDEEDRRYFKQQEITLWRKGEKSRKSQTASPHMPSHLVSAETGFPQGAAQNGPPSEPPDSDQLPTSNITNEDTPAQIEGMTREEGDGEGEKEAGPESD comes from the exons ATG AGCTTCTTCGGTTTCGGTCAATCCGCCGACATCGAGATCACGTTGGACGGCGCTGAAACGCGGAAAAGCGCGGACATCAAGTCGGAAGATGGCAAGAAGGAACGGCATCTACTCTATTACGACGGCGAGACTGTATCTGGCAAG ATTAATATCAGCTTACGGAAAGCTGGTAAATTGGAGCATCAAGGTGTCAAGGTAGAATTTATTGGACAAATTGAACTGTATTACGACAGAGGTAATCACCACGAGTTTACGAGTCTTGTGAAAGAATTGGCAAGGCCAGGGGAGTTAACACACAATACAGCGTACACATTTGAATTTCCAAATGTGGAGAAACCATTTGAGAGCTACACGGGTTCTAACGTGCGACTGAGATATTTCTTGAAAGTGACAATTGTACGAAGACTCAGTGATGTTGTTAAAGAACTCGAATTAGTTGTGCACACGCTTAGTTCCTATCCGGATATGAATAATCCCATTAAGATGGAAGTCGGAATTGAAGACTGCTTGCATATCGAATTTGAATACAATAAAAGCAA ATATCACTTGAAAGATGTTATTGTTGGGAAAATATACTTTCTTCTGgttagaataaaaataaaacacatgGAGATAGCAATCATCAAACGAGAAACTACAGGCTCCG AATACATATTCGCAGGTCCCCATACGTTCACTGAGAACGAAACCATAGCAAAGTACGAGATTATGGATGGTGCACCAGTTCGTGGAGAATCCATACCCATAAGGGTATTCCTGGCTGGATACGATCTGGCACCCACAATGCGCGATATAAATAAGAAGTTTAGCGTTAGATATTATCTGAATTTGGTTCTCATGGACGAGGAAGATCGGCGATACTTCAAGCAGCAG GAAATAACATTGTGGAGGAAAGGTGAGAAAAGCAGAAAATCGCAAACGGCCTCGCCGCACATGCCGTCGCATTTGGTGTCGGCTGAAACCGGATTCCCGCAGGGCGCTGCCCAGAACGGTCCGCCGTCGGAGCCACCTGACTCTGATCAACTGCCAACGAGCAACATCACCAACGAAGATACTCCAGCGCAAATCGAAGGCATGACGCGGGAAGAAGGCGATGGCGAGGGCGAGAAGGAAGCCGGTCCTGAAAGTGATTGA